In Lolium rigidum isolate FL_2022 chromosome 7, APGP_CSIRO_Lrig_0.1, whole genome shotgun sequence, the DNA window CGATACGAGGGCGCCGTTCAAGTCGGTGAAGGAGGCCGTCGCGCTCTTCGGCGAGAAGGTGCTGGCCGGGGAGCTCCTCCACGGCGGCCGGCGAATCAACACCGAGGTACGTGCTCTACCGGGCCACCTAGTTTGATTAGCCGATTATACAGATCGTCCTTCGATCTTATATTAGTATATCTGCATGCATGCTTGACAACTGTGTGCATCTTAATTTAGTTGACGACGACTTTCTCAGATTATGCATGCATGCCAACAACGGATCAAAATCAAACGTATTGCCGTGATTGCAGGGAAAGAGTGTGCACGTACGTATGTTAGATATATCGAACAGTTTTAACACGTGTGCATGTCCATGATTCATGTGTAGACTCGGAATTATCTTAATTCTTAATCTTGTGATGTTATTGAATCACATATGAAACTCATGTTGCAAGTACCGACCTGCATGAATCATGAAGTAAATCCAGCAGGCCAGGACATTTATCTCAGTTGCAACACATACATAAGTACTAATGCAATCTTATTTGTAGCCTCATATGCTACTGGAAAAATTAGAGTTCAAACCCATGCATGTTCCAACTCATATCTAGCATCGCAACCAAATGATCTCGGAGTCGAATTAGCAAAAccgtaaaataaaaaaattccgaCCACTCTACGTAAAATAACAAATCTGGTGTCCAGAAAATCTTTTTTTTTACATTGTCTTTTCTTAATTTTATGAGACCCAACATAAACTTATGTCCGGCCTTTGCCATTAAAGTTTGCATACACGTAAACGACAGAAATATATAACATATAAAATAGATTTTTTTTAGTTATCGCAAAAGCACTTACTACGGGAGTTAAAACTCCATGGCAGTTAATTTACTCTACTGCTTCAGTTGAAATTCAGGAGCGTAGTAGAAGTGGTAAAATGAAAATTGTTGGTTTAAAATCAAAAGTGTTCTACCTAGCTTGCTAGCTATTCCTTTCTTCCAACTCAAGAAAAACAGGTGTCAAGTAAGCAGCCTTCTTTCTTTGCCAGCAAAGTGCATGTTATGAATGAAATGTTTCTTCTTATAAACATGCATGTTGTCCCCCCTCCTACCTACTAACCCAGACACTACAAAAGCTAGactccggaaattcaattcggctcccgggtgcgtacgctccctctactaaaaaaatatatttcgaaatgtcgaaaaatttggataaaaaattctacatgtacattttcattatgtatgtgcattcgtcaagtttcacgaaaaaataagatattttgtggtctatgtaaaaaggagaaactttatcatgtgaaaaacattatttttagcactaaattttatcttttttacacacgtcacatgataagtcgattttttatgaaacgactttgtgagcgcgtagcatgtgaagatgtacgtactaattttttgtttcaattttttaaaaatttaaaatatgtgtaagatgcatttcaaaatatagggagtatatgcacccatgttccaaaacaccactcccgacaGGCTGTACTTATACACTACTTCAATCTTCTTCCATTACAATAGCTAGGTAAAGTAGCGTAGCTAGCTACATTGATGGGATCAGATTGGAAAGTGTGTTAATCAAGACTTTAAGGTAGCTAGGTTCCTTCCACCTGAATTAAGGCAGCAAGAAAAGGTGTACTCCGAAGATACCCAGAACCTCCCTATGATAATGGTATACATTATCATATAGTACTACCTCCATTTTAAAGTAGTGCTAATGTAGCGAAGTCCCCCTAATGACCACTGTCAGAGCGCAAGATATGCAGTAGCCTTTTAAATGTGAAAACAAGAACGATAGCTAAAGTATATCATATACTACCTCAATTTTATATCTTTATAAAGATGAAGTCAATGATGTAGACACTTATTCAAACTACTTCCAGAAACTCTGACTacattttttcgtataatttACCGGTTAATTTACTAACTTCGCAGTGCTTGTCTTTATGCAACTATTTAAGCATGAAAAACTCCCATGAAAACGTAAACAAAACACCTATACTATTTAAAAGCACATGCATGGTACTCAGTGCTAATATTGCTAATGATGTCATATATTTATCTGTCTTTAATCATCCATTACAACCCGACGAGCGAGAATTTTCTGATCAGGCACTCAGGTGCACACCCCTATCTGGGCTTTTTATAAGTGCATCAAGATCCGTGCTAGCCTTTTTTCCCTATAAACAACTTTTTTTTTACCTCTCACACCATACATCCTTTGAACTTGAAACTTTGCACTTCGTTGAGATAGAATATGTGAAAAAAATTCAGAACTTCATGACattaatatgtatatatatattaatgAATTTGCTTAGAATTGTAAATATTTAAAATCTTAAATTACACAAAATACTCTGAACTATCTTTTCCGCCGTGTCTAGTTGTAATTCTTTGGTgacttgcaaagtttcaaattcatGTGTTGTATAATTTAATTtaaacaacaaaagaaaaacacacaGAAAAATGTGGGTGTAGGTGTCATGATGCTTACTCGCAACTTTTCATGAACCTAATTAAACAAACCCATATGTAAAAGCACTTTGGATTAAACATTTACACATGTCCCAAGATTTTTAACACCCCTTAAACGAAAATTGTTACTTCTCCCGATCCATAACAAGTGTcaagtgtcgtggttttagttaaAAGCTAGTGTCAACTTTTAAACTAAAatcacgacacttattatggatcaaagGGAGCACACATATAGTTTGTTATAACTTACAGAATCCGTGCATTTGTTAGAAAAAagaattttttttgcgaaaaaacaGAATATATTCTACCTAAGTCCTCAACAGAGCATCTGATAACCTTTTTTGTCTTGCCTGATTCGATCCATGTTTCTTTCCTCCATCAATGGCGCAGCATCGAGTGACACCATCGCCAAGACCTCCTGTTAACCACCAACACGCCGCTGCTGTGATTGtcaatgtcgcggcggcaccaccACCCCCGCGTCACGTACAGGTACCGACGACGAGGGAGCTGAACGACGCGAAGGACGAGctggagaaggagcgggaggagaAGCACAAGATGGCAGGCTGCATCCTGTCCCTCCAGGAAGAGCTGAGCAACGCCATGAGAGAGCTGAAGAAGCTCAAGGCTCGTGACGAGGAGGCTCAGGCCAAGGTCATTGACCTGCAGGTGGAGGACCTCAAGTTCATGGAGATCAACAATCAGAAGCAGCAGCACCGGAACCAGAGCATACCAACGAGCAGCGTCGACGTCAACATGGCCTCGAAACACGCCGCCGAGTTCCAGAAGAAGCGGTACGTCACCTTCGCCGACCCGCCGACGGCCGCATACGACCGGGCGCCCTCGCCGCCCCGAGCTCTGCCGGACGTGGTGCTGGAGCTGCATCATCAGCCGCAGTACGTGCCGTCGGGCCGGCCGCAGTACCGCGAGGTGCGGTTCCAGAGGCAGGTGTCGGCCGGGCACGAGACGGTGAAGAAGGTGATGGCagccgcggcggaggaggatgggaggaaaaagaagaagaagccgcTGATCCCTCTGGTGGGCGCTCTCttcatgaggaagaagaagagctccTCGGGCGGTCACCACGACGACGGCTCGTCGGCGGTCAAGCCGCGCCCGTCGTTTTGAGTCCATCCGCTGAGATGCATACATGAGCTCCTTGGCCGTTGGATCTTCGAGAATATATAAACGATGCACCTGTGTGGCTTTGCGTAGGTTGATAGTCATTAATAAACGTGTATAACAGGCAATACATGCATGTATATTTTTCTGCATCAGTTCAAGAAAAAGGACATGGAATCACCTTGGATTGTGCGTGTAAAATGTGCCTTTTACACTGGAGAAACATTAATAAATAAATAGATTATAATAAATCAAAATATTCATAATGTTGAAAATCTGAAAATTGTCGCATGCACATAGCCACGTTCTATGTGCACATATAATTTTTAATTAAAAACCAAGATTAAGTGAAGTACATAGATGTCTCAGGTCCACGAAACAAGCTATTTGAGATgcattagagcatgtctaacaggccccgtatttcgctgccccgtataaCTCTCGCATTTCGtcccgtatcgaaaaactgctccatttcgagccattccgtctagcagaccccgtatttcgtcccgtattttcaaaaataaaaaccccgggaagttcatcttcattgatcatactacggatcatacatgcattccgatcatactacggatcatactacatcTAACTACGGATCAACCTATGTCTACTCGTCAaggatgacgtaggggatgaaggcgatggaggccgcctcctcctgtgcctcctgcgcctcccgcgcctcgaactcctggacggcggcgatggccgccgcctgctcctctgcctccgcccgagctttctggcggcatccgcctcggattcggccaccgcacgccggaaggccgcctcctcctctgccgcctcctcttcctcctcgccgcctccgcttcctccgccgctggtgctgccgatggtcgccgcccatgccgccttggacGCGCGGTCGCGCTGCCACTCGGTGAGCCACTTGTCGAAGgcttcgccgctcatcggcttgagcggcgggtcttgGCGGTACCACCGCCCGCCCGCGGCGTACTCCCGGAGCGAATCCGGCATGTACAGCGCGCCggcgtaccggcacgccgcacggcggctcccggcggcggatctcttgcacttgagccgccacgcctcctccacggtgtccggcgagcgggatcgctcgatccgctcgccggcgaggcggcactacggcggcgggagtccatgcgggtggcggcgggtggaatgcggcgcgggggagcgactaattgctcgccggagcaggaggaggaggcggcggggcacggcggagctagggttgcgagtgaggggttaacccctcactcgcacctgcgcccagtataaATAGTTGGTggaggggccgatttcctgggccccgtattccgccgaaacggggcggcccgaatacggggcctgctagacggcccaaaccgcgcctgccccgtatgtcgccggaattttatggggtgggcgggttataaggggcatgttagacatgctcttagggcatctccaacggggcgacgcattttggacgcccAAACGAACGAGTCGCTTCCGTTTGCGTCTGTTGAAATTGTCGaaattgtccgcgcgtccgtttgcgttggggtgtctccagcggcacgacgcattttttcttTTCCATTCATAAaatcataatttacattaataaaaaaaataaaaaagccaTAAAGGCGTGGTAAAAGTAGGTGATGCctactgctcgtcgtcgctgacgaggtcgatgaactccagtgtcggccatggaagctcgtacaccggcggtggaggaggtaccttcACCTGCGCAGGAGgttgtggccagggatcccaagCCGGAGCAGCAACCAGAgagcggtcgttggaacgcgccggcgtggccggaggagtcgttggcctcccctgcgcgagcgcggactcgcggagctggattgcgagcccgtcccacaaagagatctcgttgagctcgtcctgctcgctgttggccagtgccatgacaATGGTCTCCTCCTCggtaatgtccggcggctgggtctccggatcccacgccggcccgccgtcgtcgtggtcgtagtctgCCATGTCCACGTCCTTGTCCGCGTCCTCATCCGCGTCCTCGTCCGcttcctcctggtcgttctcttgttcttccgcggcgatctcgcggtcgaagtagtcgacgtcgCCGAGGTAACCAgcacggcggcgcgcgtcgatctcccacgtcccgaaagaaatccagttgtaggagttcagcgcgtacgcctgATCTTCCcggagatccggcggcaagatcgctcggcggaggcgcacctcttcccgccgctctcggccctcgcgcggcacggggggaccggcacgcgcctcgagttgaggtaccagccccctccaaaCAAGTTCGCGTCCggtacagctgggcatgggcagcccggcccggacgacccggcccgacccagcccgaaaatcccgggccgggccgggtcgggcttgcacttcgggccgggttcgggcttgtattttgagcccgaacgtcgggccgggccgggcttgggcttgCAGTTTTCGCACTTTAGACAGGTTCGGGTCgggcttctcgggccgggccgggctgtttgcctgttcgggccgggttcgggcttaatttataggcccgatggtcgggccgggccgggctcgggcttggcATTTTAcgttcgggctttttcgggcttggcccgaagcctggcccggcccgagttttgcccaggtgtagcgtctggccatggtaccggccggttttcctctgaTAGCTGGCGCGCGAGCtcgacgcggacgtaccggccgacccgtggcttcttgccggaccgcgagccgctagcctcgtggtcgttcttggtcttgcggaacggccatcatttcttccccatggcgtcggtcgggtggatagtgtgggctctggcaatggtgtggtcgggAAATGGGCGCCGGTGGCGTCCTTTTAAGAGGCTCGGGCGCCATCTCGCTTTTGATGTCCTGCCACTGCGACGCCGCCCAGCTgcacacgctcgcggaagccgagaagcgccattaacgcggccctggaaAGTCTGCAGCGTGCCGCCcgtaagtaatgccgcggaagacgaagcagttgtgcccctgccaggtgcttgtgacggtaaagcacacatccgttgggaaccccaagaggaaggtatgatgagtacatcagcgagttttccctcagtaagaaaccaaggttatcgaaccagtaggagatgaagaccacgtgaaggttgttggtgaaggagtgtagtgcggcgcaacaccagggattccggtgccaacggggAACCTACACaatacaatcaaactactttgccccaacttaacagtgaggtggtcaatctcaccggcttgctaaaaacaaaggattaaacgtatggtgtggagaatgatgtttgcttgcagaaaacaaaagagaacaatgattgcagtagattgtatttcagatgtaaaagaatcgaccggggtccacagttcactagtggtgtctctccaataagataaataacatgttgggtgaacaaattacgcttgggcaattgacaaatagagagggcataacaatgcacatacatatcatgatgactactatgagatttacttagggcattacgacaaagaacatagaccgccatccaaagcatgcatctatgcctaaaattccaccttcgggttagcatccgcaccccttccaagcattaagttgcaaacaacaaacaattgcattaagtactatgcgtaatgtaaacaatacaaatatccttagacaaagcattgatgttttatccctagtggcaacaaagacatccacaaccttaggggttgccgtcactccccgcattcaatggagacatgaacccactatctagcataaataccccctcttggagttacaagtatcaacttggccagagcctctactagcaactgagagcatgcaagatcataaacaacatatatgatagatcaataatcaacttgacataatattccatattcatcggatcccaacaaacacaacatgtagcattacaaatagatgatcttgatcatgataggcagctcacaagatctaaacatgatggcacaagaggagaagacaaccatctagctactcgccgtggacccatagtccaaggatgaactactcacgcatcagtccggaggcgggcatggtgatgtagagccctccggtgatgattcccctctcgcagtggtgccggaggagatctcccgaacccccgagttagggttgatggCGGAGGCGTCTCCGGAACTGTTCTCGGTATTCCGCTctcgtactagggttttcggggacgaaggaataaataggcgaagtggCAGAGTCTGGGAGCCAtgaggctccctccccacatcacgGCGCGTGGGGCCcacagccgcgccgccctatggtgtgggccccctctcggccttcctcgactcttcttcggtcttccggaacactccgtggaaaatagggccgtgggcttttgtttcgtccaattccgagaatatttgtaaactagcttttcgaaatcaaaaatagcgtaaaacagaaccggcatcgcggcatcttgttaataggttagtcccgtaaaattcataaaaacattataaagtgtgaataaaacatgtaggtattgtcataaaactagcatggaacataagaaattatagatacgttggagacgtatcaagcatccctaagcttagttcctactcgccctcgagtaggtaaacgataaaaagaataatttttgaagtgacatgctaccaacataatcttgatcaacactattgtaaagcatatgagatgaatgaagtgactcaaagcaatgatcaatagtttgctaacaaaaagataatgactaaacaactgaatcatatagcaaaaacttttcatgaatagtactttcaagacaagcatcaaaaagtcttgcataagggttaactcataaagcaatagattcttaataagaggttttgaagcaacacaaaggaagatttaagtttcagcaattgctttcaactttcaacatgcatatctcatggataattgtcaacacaaagtaatataataagtgcaataagtaagcatgtaagaatcaagtgcacacagttgacacaagtgtttgcttctaagatagaaagaagtaggtaaactgactcaacataaagtaaaagaaaggcccttcgcagagggaagcagggattaaatcatgtgctacagcttttcatgttttgaaatcatatagagagcataaaaataaagttttgagaggtgtttgttgttgtcaacgaatggtagtgggaattctaacccccttgtcaaacagactttcaaagagcggctcccatgaaggacgttatctctaccagcaaggtagatcatccctcttctcttttgtttacacatgtattttagttttatttatagatgacactcctcccaaccttttgctttcacaaaccatggttaaccgaatcctcgggtgccttccaacttttcacataccatggaggagtgtctattgcaaaattaagttgcttactgataaatcagggcaaaacatgtgaagagaattattaatgaaagttaattaattggggatggGCACCTCGCTGctgcctctttttgcaaaattattggataagcggatgtatatgccactagtccattggtgaaactctgcccaacaagattgaaagataaaacaccacatacttcctcatgagctataaaacattgacacaaatgaggagtaataaagttttgaattgtttaaaggtagcacatgaagtatttacttggaatggcgtaaaaataccacatagtaggtagttatggtggacacaaatggcataggttttggctcaaggttttggatgcacgagaagtattccctctcgcacaaggctttggctagcaaggttgtttgaagcaaacacaagtataaaccggtacaacaaaaacttacataagaacatattgcaagcattataagactctacaccgtcttccttgttgctcaaacacttttaccagtaaaatatctagaccttagagagaccaatcatgc includes these proteins:
- the LOC124673290 gene encoding WEB family protein At2g17940-like translates to MDVDGGVVAAGRAEIDTRAPFKSVKEAVALFGEKVLAGELLHGGRRINTEVRALPGHLHRVTPSPRPPVNHQHAAAVIVNVAAAPPPPRHVQVPTTRELNDAKDELEKEREEKHKMAGCILSLQEELSNAMRELKKLKARDEEAQAKVIDLQVEDLKFMEINNQKQQHRNQSIPTSSVDVNMASKHAAEFQKKRYVTFADPPTAAYDRAPSPPRALPDVVLELHHQPQYVPSGRPQYREVRFQRQVSAGHETVKKVMAAAAEEDGRKKKKKPLIPLVGALFMRKKKSSSGGHHDDGSSAVKPRPSF